CTCGAAACGAGCTTGCGGCCTGCTCAGCAGAGCCGCCACGGCCTCCAGTGGCACTACGCCCGTCCGCCGGTGACAGAACTGGAGTACGAGATGGACGCCCGGGGCGTCCGCCAGGAATATATCGTGTCGGGCGTCTAAGTGACGCCTAGTCGAAGTCGTAGTCCTCGAGGTAGTCGCGGAGGCGGCTCAGCGCGGTTTCGAGCCGCTCGTGAGACTGGGCGAAGCACAGCCGGAAGTGGTCCTCGTTGCCCGGCCCAAAGGTGAAGCCCGGCGCCAGGCCGACGTTTTTCTCGGCCAGCAGGCCCTGCACGAAGTCCAGGCTGGAGCGCAGGCCGCGGACGCGGGGAAAGGCGTAGAAGGCGCCCGCCGGCTCGCTCAGCTCAACGCGTGGATGGGGGGCCAGCATCTGCATCACCATCTGGCGGCCGGCCCGGTAGCGCTCGCGCAGCTCGCGCACGAAGGATTCACCCTGGGTGAGGGCGGTGATGCCCGCCATCTGGATAAAGGGCGGGGCGCCGGTATTGGAGCACTCGGACAGGGCGGTCATCTGCTCGCCATAGCCGGTCGGTATGACCATCCAGCCCAGCCGCCAGCCGGTCATGGCAAACGCCTTGGAGAAGCCGTTGACGACGATGAGCGGGTCGTCCGGCTCGGCGATGGACAGAAACGAGGGGGCGACATCGCCGTCGAAGACGTTGCGGTGATAGACCTCGTCGGCGATGATGACGATGCCCCGCCCGCGGCAGAAATCGAGCAGCCGCTGTTGTTCGTCGGCCGGCATGACCCAGCCGGTGGGATTGCAGGGACTGTTGAGAAAAAGCGCCTTGGTCTTCGGCCGGGCGGCGGCGAACAGGTCGTCAAGCTCCAGCCGCCAGCCCTGCGGCTCGATCCGTTGGCGCACGAAGTCAAACGTCGCGCCCGTCATCTGGAAGGCACGGTCGATATTGGGCCAGTTGGGGCTGACGATCAGGCCGTGGTCGCCGGAGCCGAGCGTCATCCGCGCCGCCATCGAGATACCCAGCATGGTCGAGCCCGGCACGACGACGCGGCCCAGGTCAAGCTCAATCCCGTACAGGCGGTCGAGATAGTCCTTGATTGCCGCTCGCAGATCCGGCCGTCCTGCGGGATGGTTGTAAAAGGTCAGCCCGTCGTCGAGCGCGCCCTTGGCGGCCTCGCGGATGAATGCCGGAGTCGGCAGGTCGCCCTCGCCGAACCACAGCGGAATAACCGACGGGTCGCCGATGCGGGGCAGGCCGACCTTGGTGATGCCGTTCTGGCGCAGGCTCTCGAACTCGCGGCGCAGGGTGCTCATGCCGTGGCCGTCCTGTTCCCCGAGCCGTCCGCACCACGGTCTGTCTGGCCCGCAGCTCCCCGCCAGGGCTCGACCTCGACCCGGCAGTCGTAGAAGGTGCCGCCACCGCCCAGGTCGGTCAGTTTGGCCGAGGTCACGTTGTTCACGTTGCCCCTGCCGCCGGACAGTTTGTCCCACCAGCCCCAGAAGGTGGCGACTGTGCCGGGCGCGACATTGGTCGAGATTGTGAGCGGCATGACGAACGCGCCCCGGGCGTTGAACACCCGGACGTCCGCGCCGTCTTGCAGTCCCCGGGCTGCGGCGTCGTCAGGGTGGATTTCCAGGGTTCGGGCGGTGTTTTCCTGGCGGCGCATCACCGGCAGGTGGCCGTAGGAGGAGTTGAGCGAGTCCTTGTGTTTGCGGGGCAGAAAGTTGAGCGGGTAGGGGCCGTCACTCAGTGTTTCGTGGGGCGGCACGAAGCCGGGCAGGGGGTCGAGCCCGTCGCGGGCCAGCTTCTCGCACCAGAACTCGAACTTGCCCGACGGGGTCAGAAAACCGCCTCGGGCGCGCGGCAGCAGATCCGGCTCGGACCGGGTGCGGACAAAGGGCTGGCTGAGGAACGCGTCGCTGGGCACCTGCTTCTTGAGCGACTCGGCCGTCAGCTGGGACGCCGAGGCGTACACGGCCGGCTCGGTAATGCCCAGCCCGGCGGCCAGCAACTGAAACACCTCAGCATTGGACTTGGCCTCGCCCAGCGGTGCGATCGCCTGGGGACTGAAGCTGCCAAAATCGCCACCATAGGCTAGGACGGCGTCGTCGTGCTCCAGGGGTGAGGTGGCCGGCAGCACGATATCGGCGTAGTCGGCACTATCGGTCAGGAACATGTCGTGGACCACGGTGAACAGATCGGGGCGTTGCAGGGCGCGCCGCAGGCTGGTCTGGTCGGGCAGCG
This is a stretch of genomic DNA from Desulfurellaceae bacterium. It encodes these proteins:
- a CDS encoding pyridoxal phosphate-dependent aminotransferase; its protein translation is MSTLRREFESLRQNGITKVGLPRIGDPSVIPLWFGEGDLPTPAFIREAAKGALDDGLTFYNHPAGRPDLRAAIKDYLDRLYGIELDLGRVVVPGSTMLGISMAARMTLGSGDHGLIVSPNWPNIDRAFQMTGATFDFVRQRIEPQGWRLELDDLFAAARPKTKALFLNSPCNPTGWVMPADEQQRLLDFCRGRGIVIIADEVYHRNVFDGDVAPSFLSIAEPDDPLIVVNGFSKAFAMTGWRLGWMVIPTGYGEQMTALSECSNTGAPPFIQMAGITALTQGESFVRELRERYRAGRQMVMQMLAPHPRVELSEPAGAFYAFPRVRGLRSSLDFVQGLLAEKNVGLAPGFTFGPGNEDHFRLCFAQSHERLETALSRLRDYLEDYDFD